In Strix uralensis isolate ZFMK-TIS-50842 chromosome 7, bStrUra1, whole genome shotgun sequence, the following proteins share a genomic window:
- the LOC141945670 gene encoding inactive pancreatic lipase-related protein 1-like has protein sequence MLGIWILALFLLSTAEGKEVCYERLGCFSDDIPWSGTAERPVHKLPWDPEKIDIHFLLYTRKNPTVFQEISAVDASTIAYSNFNASRITRFIVHGFIDNGEENWLSDMCKRMLTVEDVNCICINWNRGAKCQYTQASNNVRVVGAEIAYFINVLMEKYRYSPADVHIIGHSLGAHAAGEAGRRRPGIGRITGLDPAQPYFQGTSIEVRLDKSDAEFVDIIHTDSAPTIPHLGFGISPAIGHLDFYPNGGKQMPGCGKNPVSQIVDLDGIWEGTRDFVACNHLRSYKYYSDSIIYPDGFLGYPCASYDIFETENCFPCPKEGCPNMGHFADKFKEKIKNDFLKLYLNTGEAKDFALWRYKVTVTLSGKRKVKGYVNIALYGSGGNTRQHQIIKGTLQPDNTYISFIDAEVNIGTVTKVKFLWNNKQLNPTFPKLGAATITVQTGANGTEFRFCGSETVREDVLQTLTAC, from the exons ATGCTTGGAATTTGGATACTTGCACTATTTCTGCTCAGCACAGCAGAAG GCAAAGAAGTTTGCTATGAAAGGCTTGGATGTTTCTCAGATGATATACCATGGTCTGGGACTGCAGAAAGACCAGTCCATAAATTACCCTGGGATCCAGAAAAGATCGACATTCATTTCCTCCTGTACACAAGAAAAAATCCTACTGTCTTTCAA GAGATCTCTGCAGTTGATGCCTCAACAATTGCGTACTCAAATTTTAACGCAAGTAGGATAACCAGATTTATCGTACATGGGTTTATAGATAATGGAGAAGAAAACTGGCTGTCAGACATGTGCAAG aGGATGCTTACTGTGGAAGATGTGAACTGCATCTGCATAAACTGGAACAGAGGCGCAAAATGTCAGTACACACAGGCATCAAACAACGTCCGTGTTGTGGGGGCTGAAATAGCTTATTTTATAAATGTTCTTATG GAAAAATACAGATACTCTCCAGCTGATGTTCACATAATTGGCCACAGCCTTGGAGCACATGCAGCAGGTGAGGCTGGCAGGAGACGGCCAGGGATTGGAAGAATAACTG GACTAGACCCTGCTCAACCTTATTTTCAAGGCACTTCAATTGAAGTCAGACTGGATAAATCTGATGCAGAGTTTGTTGACATTATCCACACAGATTCAGCCCCCACAATCCCCCACTTAG GTTTTGGCATAAGCCCAGCTATAGGACATCTTGACTTTTATCCAAACGGAGGAAAGCAAATGCCAGGGTGTGGGAAGAACCCTGTTTCACAGATTGTAGATCTTGATGGCATCTGGGAAG GAACTCGGGACTTTGTGGCTTGCAATCATTTGCGGAGTTACAAGTATTATTCTGATAGTATTATCTACCCCGATGGATTTCTAGGCTATCCTTGTGCTTCATATGATATTTTTGAAACA GAAAACTGTTTCCCATGCCCAAAAGAGGGATGCCCAAATATGGGTCACTTTGCAGATAAAttcaaggagaaaattaaaaacgATTTCCTGAAACTTTACCTGAATACTGGAGAGGCCAAGGATTTTGCTC TTTGGAGGTACAAAGTAACCGTGACCCTCTCTGGAAAGCGTAAAGTAAAAGGATATGTAAATATTGCCCTGTATGGAAGTGGTGGGAACACAAGGCAGCATCAGATCATCAA GGGAACCCTCCAGCCAGACAACACTTACATAAGCTTCATTGATGCAGAAGTTAACATTGGAACAGTTACAAAGGTTAAATTTCTTTGGAACAACAAACAGTTAAATCCAACTTTTCCTAAACTAGGAGCTGCAACTATCACAGTACAAACGGGAGCAAATGGAACAGA attccGTTTCTGTGGTTCTGAGACGGTGAGGGAGGATGTTCTGCAAACTCTTACAGCTTGCTAA